ACGCGCAAAGCAGATACAAGCAGAAAGCTGTAAATAAAAAATTTGCTGCAAATTCACGAGTGTTTTTTTAAATCATTCGTGAATTCGTAGCTAACAAATAATTATTTCAATGCGTATTTTAAAGGATTTTGGTAAGGCTTTTTTTGTAGGAACCCTAGTTTTTATTATTCTGGGTTTGATACAGTATGCCAACGGATATCAGTATGATAATGGAAGGGATATTCTTATCACTTTTCTATATAATCAGCTGTATGCCGTGATTCTTTATATGGTGAATGCGTATTATTTTGATTTTTTGTTAAAGGTCTTTCCTAATGAAGTCTTTAAGCTGAAGAACCTTTTAAAAGGACTTTTCGGGGGAATTCTTGTTACTCTTTTGGCACTTTTCCTAATAAGGATCATAACGGAAGTGCTTATAGATGGAAGGGGCTTTTCAGAGTTTATTGCTTCCGAAAAGATGCAGTATTACTACATTTCATTTGTAATATCTGTAGTGGTCACGACCATTTTTTATGTGGCCTATTACTACAGAAATAAGCAGCAAACTATTGTAAAGGAACAGAAAATAATTGCCGGTACGGCTTCGGCAAAATTTGATGCCCTTAAAAACCAACTGGATCCGCATTTTCTTTTCAATAGTTTAAATGTACTCACCAGTTTAATTGAAGAAAATCCCGAAGCCGCTACACGTTTTACTACTTCGCTTTCCAAAGTGTATCGCTATGTTTTGGAACAAAAAAATAAAGAGTTGGTTACGCTGGAAGAGGAACTGAGGTTTGCGGAACTTTATATGTCGCTACTGGCGGTACGTTTTGAGGACAGTATTGTTTTTACTTCACCTTCAAAATTGGAAAACCCGCAGGCCAAGGTAGTTCCGTTATCGCTTCAACTTTTGTTGGAAAACGCAGTTAAGCACAACCAGGTTATGCCTTCGAAAAAACTTTATATAACTATTTCAGAAGAAAACGGCAATTTGGTTGTCACCAATAACAGTCAGCCAAAACAGGTTTTAAAAGAGAGTACGGGCGTTGGGTTGCGCAACATTCGCGACAGGTATGCACTCTTGACGAAACGCCCTGTAATTATTAACGAAAGCGAAAAAAAGTTCAGCATTGCAATACCCATTTTGGGTGAAAATCTTCAAATTATGAACACACCGGATGCTTATATTTCAGAAAAAAAGTACAAACTCGCTAAAAAACGGGTGGAAAAACTAAAAGGGTTTTACATTCACTTAACGCTATATATTTTAATGGCTCCGGTATTTATTTACTTAAATTATATTTCCCGGGCGGGCTTTCCGTGGGCGCTTTTCCCGATAGTTGGTTGGGGCATTGGGGTTATGGGCCACGCTGCGGAAACTTTTAATTACAACCCGTTTTTTGGCAAGGATTGGGAAGCGCGTAAAATTCGTGAGCTAATGGATAAGGATGAATAAACGACAGTCCATCCCCCTAAAGCTACAGTTGGGAGATCGTATTTTTTTGAAGCCTTTAATCTTTGATACCTTTATACTATAATTAAAAACTACAATTATGGAAACCGAAAATAACAAAGACAACAAATATTTTAAAGCCAAACAACGGGTGGCAGAGATCAAGAAATTCTACACCAGTTTGATGTTTTATGTAGTATTCATTTGCGCTTTGGCAGGACTGAATTACTATACCAATGAATTAAGGTATCCATGGTTTTTGTGGGCAGCATTCGGTTGGGGAATCGGGATCTTTTTTCAGGCCATTAAAACATTTAGATGGGCGCCATTTATTGGCAAGGACTGGGAAGAAAAAAAGATGAAACAGTTTATGGAAGAGGAGGAACAAAAATCTAAAAATAATTGGAACTAATGTATTCTGAAAATTTAAAATGGAGAAAGGCCCGTAGAAGGGTAGATGCGCTAAAAGGATTCTACAAACATCTGTTGGTTTATATACTTGTAAATGTTGCCCTGTTTATTATAAGGGGAAGGGTTTTGGAATTTTTTCAAATTGAATCGAACGATAAAAATTTTGTTGAGTGGATTGATTGGAATATTTTGATAGTTCCACTGTTTTGGGGCATCGGGCTACTCTTTCACGCGGCTAAGGTTTTTCAATATAAATTCAAGTTCCTAAAAAACTGGGAAGACAGACAACTAAAAAAATTTCTTAAAGAAGAATAAAAATCACTACAATGGACACCAAGAAAAGTTTGGCCTACCTGCGGGCAAAGAAAAAAGTGGAAACCCTAAAGGGATTTTACAGTCACTTGGCGGTGTATATAATTGTTAACATAGCGATTATCCTTGTTTCGGCCAATGTTTTTAATGCTAAGGAAATAAACTTTGCACATTGGAGCAATTACGTTACCGCTATTTTTTGGGGCATCGGTTTGGTGTCTCACGCCCTGTACGTGTTCTTTGTTATGAATGTGAACAATAATTTTCTAAAACGCTGGGAAGAGAAAAAAATAAAGCAATTTTTGGAGCAAGACCTTTAGAAATCTACAACTTGAAACCAGAAACCAACCCTATGAACGTACTGATCATCGAAGACGAAAAACCCTCTGCTCGTTACCTGCAGCGGATGCTCGAAAAGCAAAAGGTAAACGTAAACCAAATGCTGCATAGCGTGGAAGAAGCTGTGGTGTGGTTTCAAAACAATGAACATCCCGATTTGATATTTCTCGATATTCAATTGAGCGACGGACTTTCCTTTGAAATTTTTGATACGGTGGAAGTAAACAGTGCAATAATTTTCACCACGGCTTTTGATGAATATGCCTTGCAGGCATTCAAACTGAATAGTATTGACTATCTATTGAAACCAATTGACGAAGCCGAGCTTCAGGCTGCCGTTAAAAAGTATAAATCCTTTAAACCTAGCCCCGCAAACGTACAGCTCAATTTTGAGGATATTAAAAAACTGCTCGTAAATCCTGTGGAGCGCGAGTATAAAAAGCGATTTACCACAAAAATAGGGCAGCACATAAAAATGATTTCTGTTGATGAAATAGAATGTTTTTATTCTGAAAACAAAGGTACATACGCACACACCGTAGATGGCCGCGATTATCTATTGGAAACTACTTTGGAACAACTGGAGCAGGAACTTTCTCCGGCAACGTTTTTTAGAATAAGCCGGAAGTTTTACATAAATATCAATTCAATAAAAGATATAATTGCGTACACAAATTCCCGGCTTCAATTAAAGCTTAATAGTTTTAAGGGACAGGAAGTGATTGTAGCCCGCGAGCGTGTTAAGGATTTCAAGCTTTGGTTGGAGTAGCTAATCTTTTCTTTTTAAAGTTTCAATTCTATTTTCCTGAAAGGAAGACGGTAAAAGCTTCGGAATAAATTTCACCAAAAGCGGCAAAAGAACCGTTCCGCCGGGCAATAGAAATATTGTAAGCGATGGGATGGTTTTACAAATATCCAATAATTGTTCTTTCACTTTCGATTTTTCTTCAACAGAAAGATCGCGGAGGGTGGACTGCCCAAGCAGCACCATCAATTCGCCACTTTCCTCCAGTTCGCGTGCCAAACGGTCTTTGTTGCGGATAATCAACAATTTTACAGTTGAAGCAGATTGTTTGTAAAACTGCTTCACTGGGTGCGAATATTCAAAGAGTAGGATTTTTTCTGTATAATTTTTTGAAAAAGTATTTAGCGCCAGCAGACTTTTTTGAAGTTCGGTTTCAGGATAATCAAGTGTAACCAAAAGCTGCTGTAAAAATTGATGTTCTATTTCATCCATCTTTAAATCCTCCCACACGGTAAGGCAGCAAAGGTCAAGCAGATATTTTTTCTCCAATGAATTTTTGCTATTCTTCAAATAATTTAGGCTTTCCAAAAAAGTGGCCGCGCCGCCTTCAGTATCATCAATTATATATTGTGAAGAAGTTTCAAATAGTTCGATTAACAGTTTGTCGTACTTTGTTTTTTTCTTTTTGGATTTCAAAGTATAAAAACAGCCAGTTAACACAAAGGCTTCCAGTTGTTTGTAATATTTTTTTGCAGAATTTGGCTCTGAAAGCCATTGCTTGTATGCCAAAACGTCTAAATAGAGAAGGGCATAGGTAAGTAATGAAACGGTATTCTTTTTAAGAAGAGTATTTGCTTCCTGCAAACGCGTAGAAAGTATATGTTCCAAATTATTGACTGGACTTTGATTGAGTGAAAATTTGTGAAAAAAACCAGTTTTCTTCTTTTCCAGATCTTTGTAGAATAACAAAATACTAGCCACAGCTTCCTTATTATCTACGGTTTTATTTTCTTTATAAAATTGAAACAGCAAAGCGTGGAAGAGGTTTATTTTTGTAAGTTCTTCCTTGGTAAGTTTTAATTTACCGTACGATTTTTTAGGTAGAGCAGCAACCGAAATTCCATATATAAAACCGGTTTGCTTTAAAGCGTCATAAAATTCATGTTCATCATTATAAGGTGCCACGAGATCGTTCGTATCAAAAAGATTTAGAAATTTTAAGATCCAATCTGGTGCGGAGGGGTTCATCGTGTAAATAATTGACTATTTTCGGGCAGTCAAAATTAGTGTTTTTTTACGTTAACAAAAGATTAACGCTCTTATAAAAACCATGCTGTTACATTTAAACGTAAGTATAAGCGAACAAGTAAAAATAAATAATATAAACCAACAAAAAAGATGAAAAAATCAAAAATTTTTGCAGTAATCGGTGGAATAGGCGTAGCCGTACTATCGATATTTTTAATATCCGCAGATCACATTGACGCTCCAGCAGTAGCAGGAACCAATGCGGATATAACAGACTTTTATGCCTTTCAGGGTGAAAATAGCGGAAACCTTGTTTTTGCTACAAACGTTCAAGGGCTCTTGGCTCCAGGGCAACCCACGGAGCAGGCTGAGTTTGACGAGTCAGTTTTAATTGAAATTAATATTGACAATAACAACGATCTTAAGGAAGATTTAGTTATTCAAGCTATTAGACGTGGTGACTCCATGTATTTCTTTGGACCAACCGCACCAGCAACGCAAGGTTTGCAAAGTACAATTGCAACTTCAACCCGCAGAAGCGTAAAAATTTCTACCAAGGATGATGTCCAAACAGCTGAAATAGATGGTATGAAGTTTTTTGCGGGACCCCGCGAAGATCCTTTCTACTTTGATTTCAATCAATACAATGAAATTTTAGCGGGTACAGCAACCAGTTTTGACAATCCGGGTACCGACACCTTTGCAGGCTCAAACGTATTGAGCGTTGTAGTGGAAGTTCCAAAATCCATGCTTCCAGGAGGCGTAGCGGGTGTAAATCCATTTGCACCCAACACACCTATATATAATGTGTGGGTTGAAGCTAAAAGAAAACAATAAAAATTGCTAACCTTAAAAATTTAAAAAAGATGAAAACATTAAAATATATAACCCTTTTTGCTGCAATTTCAACATCACTTTTATTTGTGCAGTGTAAAGATGACGACGATAACGTAATAATACAGGAAACCTGTACCGACGGAATCATGAACGGTGAGGAAACAGATGTAGATTGCGGTGGGCCTGACTGCACACCTTGTGGGCAAGTACTTGACTTCAGCGGAACCTATATGCAGGAAGACCAAATGGGTCGCCCCGGTATTAACACGGTTTTTGGAACAGATGGTTTTAAAGACACCTTTAATGTAACCGTACCTTCAGAAATGCAAGCTGCATTTCAGGATAAATTTGAAACTAAATTATTGGGTTTAAATCCTGGATATACTGAAAACGCATTAGGTCTTGACGCCACTACTTTTACAACAGTACTTTCCAATGATGTATTGTGGGTAGCAAAAACAGGTATCACAACATACTTTAACGGTACCGAAATATTGACCGGTAGAACCTTGAGCGATGATGTGATAGATGTATCATTACTATTGATCTTTGGCGGTCCTGATGGCTCTGAGAATCCAGGCTTGACCAGCGATGGTGTGCCATCAAACGATGTTGCTTTTTCAAGTAGCTTCCCATATTTGGCTGGACCATTTTAATAGACCTAATTTAAAATCAGAAAAGAGAACCGTCTGTGTTCTCTTTTTTGCTTTAATAGATTTTAAAAGGTAAACCAACTTAAAATATCAATTATGAAAAAAATCATCACAATACTTTTCATTGCTATTTTTTTTGGATGTCAGGAAAAGGCTGAAAAAATCACCGATAGCAATGATTACAATAAATATTTAATTACCACAAACATTCCTTCAAAAGAAGCGATAGAAAAAGATTATGAATTTTGGCAGGAAAAGTTCAATAATGATTCCACACATTTGATGGAGATGAATCGTTTATCTGGAATTCACGCAGCACTTTTTGGTAGTACGGGCGATATTTCCCAATTAAAAATTTCAGAAAAATTAATAAAAAAATCCCATGATATTGCCGCTCGCAATAAAGATACTTATTTGCGGAGTCTGGCCCACAATTATATTTCGCAACATCGTTTTAAAGAAGCGCAGGTTTTGCTTGATAGCGCTTATGCATACCCAGATAATAAAAAGCAAACGGAAATGATGCTTTTTGACGTGGCGATGGAATTGGGTGAGTACGAGAGGGCAGATACGCTATTGGGAAGAATTAAAAGCCCAAAAGATTTCAATTATTTAATCCGTTTGGCAAAATGGAGCGATCACAACGGAAATTTGGAGGCTGCAATAAAATATTTGGAGCAGGCAAGGCAAGTTGCCGAAGAGCGCAATGACCAGGCACTAAAATTGTGGATTTACAGCAATATTGGCGATTTTTATGGGCACGCTGGCCGACTTTCGGATTCGTACAATAGTTATCTGAAAACACTGAAATTAGAGCCGGACAACCATTATGCCAAAAAACAAATTGCGTGGCTGGTATATTCTTCCGAGAAAAATGCAAAAGAAGCGAATAGGATTTTAGATTCAATAATGGTAAACCATAAAGCACCGGATTATCACCTATTGAAAGCTGAAATAGCAACCTACGAAGGAAATTTTTCCGAGGCAGAAAAGCAAAACGAATTATTTATAAAAACTGCGGAAAACCCTGATTATGGTGCAATGTACAATACGTATTTAATTAATCTATACGCTGAAACCGATCCAGAAAAGGCCTTAAAATTAGCAGCGATGGAAATTAACAACCGTGCCACTCCAGAAACATACCAATTGTTGGCATATGCACAACTAAAGGCGGGTCACAAGGAGGCGGCGCTAAAAACCATTGAGGAATATGTAGCGGGCAAAACTGAGGAACCCAAGGCACTGTTTCATTCTGCATTGGTTTATAAAGCTAACGGAATGGAGGAGAAAGTAGCTACTTTAAAAGAAGAATTGCTAGGTGCCACTTACGAACTGGGACCTGTAAAAGCAAAAGAAATTAAAAATTTGTAAGTAATTGAAAACCATAGTTGGCAGTTTTACGTAAGTATTGTTGAGGTTGGTTATCTACCAAGATATTGGTAGATTTTACGAAACCGGTTAATCCCGGTTTTTCAGAGTTTTTTTGTTAGTTGAAGCGTCCGCCATTGGCGGACGCTTTTTTAATGGGAATGTTTCTTTGTTTTTTGCTCATCCACAATACTTTCTCAGCTACTTAAAATTAAAAGGCCCTACGTTCTATGCAGGGCTTCTTAAAAATCTTTTTTTTTAAATAGTTATCATTCCTAAAATATATAATTGAGACATTGTTGGTGTTTCACTTCCGCCTTCAGGCTCTAAGGTTATACCAAAGGCTTCTGGATCTGGGAAATTTACAAACTTATAGATACCTTCTCCTATTTCACTTTCCGCTGAGATCAAACCTACACTGGTTGGGGTGAGTGGTTCCATTTTAAGCGACCACACTTGATAAACTTTTCCGCGGGGTGGTGTAGGCAGTCCTTTGGTATCAATATATGCAATGCTCTCTTTTTTATTTAAATATACTTTTGCAAATGCTTCAGGTGCTACAGCCTGGTTGCCCGGTAATGTATATGCTTGGTAATCTTTCGATCTTAAAACTTCAAGCACTTCATTATTTTCAGCAAGCTGGGTTTCGGTATTGGCTTTTTCTTCGCGTAGAATGGTATTTTCAGTGGTTGTAACTTGAATTGAATTATTTAAATCACTGTTTTGTTTCAACATCCACATGATGCCACCCATAAATAATATTGCTGCGGCCCAACCCGTTATGGCAGCCCAGTTCAATGATCTTATTTTATCATTTGCGGTGCTGTTATTATTTCTGATTTCGTTTAAAATTTCTGTCCAGGTCATGGCCTGAACAGGCGGGGAAACAGTTTCGGCTAAAAGCAAGAGTGACTCCTCGATAAGTTCGAGCTCGCGACGTACTTCGGGATAAGTATTAACGCCTTGTTGCACAATTTGCGCCTCGTCGGGAGGCAATGCGCCGCATACATACATTTCCAATTGGCCTGAGGCTATAATTTCTTCGGGATCCATAATATTTTATCCTAGAACCATTGCCCGTAATTCATTGATACAGGTTCGGTTTCGTGTTTTAAGTGTTCCTAATGGTATTTCTAATGTCTTTGATGCTTCGGCCTGGGTAAATCCTTTAAAATATAAAAGGTCTATTATTTTTACACAAGCTGGTTTAAGCGCATTCACGAACTTTTGTATGCCGATGGCATTGGTTTTTTTGTTTAGACTATCTGAGGATGACAATATATCTACGAAATTTGTGGTACTTAGGTTTTTTTTTGAATTTTTAAATGCTTTTGAGCGTGTTTCGTCTATTGCCGTGTTACGTGCAATATTCAAAAGCCAGGTAAAAAAACGACCTTTATCTATAGAATATGAACCAGCATTGTTCCAAACTTTTATAAAAACATCCTGTAAAAGTTCCTCTGCGGTTTCTTCATCTAAAACGATACTGTAAATTATTCCTTGGATAGCTTCGCAATACATTGTATATAAACGGGAAAAGGCTTTTTCGCTCCCATTCTGCATCTCAATAATGAGATCGTTAGGTTGTTCCATTGATGGTTGATTTTTCAGTAAATGTACAGAAATAATTAATTAAAATTTATAATTGATTTAGAGGTGGAGTTAATATGAAATTACAGTCTTATGTATTAACTATGTTAAATTTCTTTTGAATTTTAAGAAAACCTTGTGAAAAAACTATTTTTTAATAGCTTTACAAAAACTTAACCGACTTAAAACGAGTATTAATCTAAACAAAATCAAAAAATGAA
The Aequorivita iocasae genome window above contains:
- a CDS encoding 2TM domain-containing protein, with translation MRILKDFGKAFFVGTLVFIILGLIQYANGYQYDNGRDILITFLYNQLYAVILYMVNAYYFDFLLKVFPNEVFKLKNLLKGLFGGILVTLLALFLIRIITEVLIDGRGFSEFIASEKMQYYYISFVISVVVTTIFYVAYYYRNKQQTIVKEQKIIAGTASAKFDALKNQLDPHFLFNSLNVLTSLIEENPEAATRFTTSLSKVYRYVLEQKNKELVTLEEELRFAELYMSLLAVRFEDSIVFTSPSKLENPQAKVVPLSLQLLLENAVKHNQVMPSKKLYITISEENGNLVVTNNSQPKQVLKESTGVGLRNIRDRYALLTKRPVIINESEKKFSIAIPILGENLQIMNTPDAYISEKKYKLAKKRVEKLKGFYIHLTLYILMAPVFIYLNYISRAGFPWALFPIVGWGIGVMGHAAETFNYNPFFGKDWEARKIRELMDKDE
- a CDS encoding 2TM domain-containing protein, which gives rise to METENNKDNKYFKAKQRVAEIKKFYTSLMFYVVFICALAGLNYYTNELRYPWFLWAAFGWGIGIFFQAIKTFRWAPFIGKDWEEKKMKQFMEEEEQKSKNNWN
- a CDS encoding 2TM domain-containing protein, which produces MYSENLKWRKARRRVDALKGFYKHLLVYILVNVALFIIRGRVLEFFQIESNDKNFVEWIDWNILIVPLFWGIGLLFHAAKVFQYKFKFLKNWEDRQLKKFLKEE
- a CDS encoding 2TM domain-containing protein — encoded protein: MDTKKSLAYLRAKKKVETLKGFYSHLAVYIIVNIAIILVSANVFNAKEINFAHWSNYVTAIFWGIGLVSHALYVFFVMNVNNNFLKRWEEKKIKQFLEQDL
- a CDS encoding LytR/AlgR family response regulator transcription factor; this encodes MNVLIIEDEKPSARYLQRMLEKQKVNVNQMLHSVEEAVVWFQNNEHPDLIFLDIQLSDGLSFEIFDTVEVNSAIIFTTAFDEYALQAFKLNSIDYLLKPIDEAELQAAVKKYKSFKPSPANVQLNFEDIKKLLVNPVEREYKKRFTTKIGQHIKMISVDEIECFYSENKGTYAHTVDGRDYLLETTLEQLEQELSPATFFRISRKFYININSIKDIIAYTNSRLQLKLNSFKGQEVIVARERVKDFKLWLE
- a CDS encoding LETM1-related biofilm-associated protein, which codes for MNPSAPDWILKFLNLFDTNDLVAPYNDEHEFYDALKQTGFIYGISVAALPKKSYGKLKLTKEELTKINLFHALLFQFYKENKTVDNKEAVASILLFYKDLEKKKTGFFHKFSLNQSPVNNLEHILSTRLQEANTLLKKNTVSLLTYALLYLDVLAYKQWLSEPNSAKKYYKQLEAFVLTGCFYTLKSKKKKTKYDKLLIELFETSSQYIIDDTEGGAATFLESLNYLKNSKNSLEKKYLLDLCCLTVWEDLKMDEIEHQFLQQLLVTLDYPETELQKSLLALNTFSKNYTEKILLFEYSHPVKQFYKQSASTVKLLIIRNKDRLARELEESGELMVLLGQSTLRDLSVEEKSKVKEQLLDICKTIPSLTIFLLPGGTVLLPLLVKFIPKLLPSSFQENRIETLKRKD
- a CDS encoding DUF4331 family protein, with the translated sequence MKKSKIFAVIGGIGVAVLSIFLISADHIDAPAVAGTNADITDFYAFQGENSGNLVFATNVQGLLAPGQPTEQAEFDESVLIEINIDNNNDLKEDLVIQAIRRGDSMYFFGPTAPATQGLQSTIATSTRRSVKISTKDDVQTAEIDGMKFFAGPREDPFYFDFNQYNEILAGTATSFDNPGTDTFAGSNVLSVVVEVPKSMLPGGVAGVNPFAPNTPIYNVWVEAKRKQ
- a CDS encoding DUF4331 family protein; translation: MKTLKYITLFAAISTSLLFVQCKDDDDNVIIQETCTDGIMNGEETDVDCGGPDCTPCGQVLDFSGTYMQEDQMGRPGINTVFGTDGFKDTFNVTVPSEMQAAFQDKFETKLLGLNPGYTENALGLDATTFTTVLSNDVLWVAKTGITTYFNGTEILTGRTLSDDVIDVSLLLIFGGPDGSENPGLTSDGVPSNDVAFSSSFPYLAGPF
- a CDS encoding tetratricopeptide repeat protein, encoding MKKIITILFIAIFFGCQEKAEKITDSNDYNKYLITTNIPSKEAIEKDYEFWQEKFNNDSTHLMEMNRLSGIHAALFGSTGDISQLKISEKLIKKSHDIAARNKDTYLRSLAHNYISQHRFKEAQVLLDSAYAYPDNKKQTEMMLFDVAMELGEYERADTLLGRIKSPKDFNYLIRLAKWSDHNGNLEAAIKYLEQARQVAEERNDQALKLWIYSNIGDFYGHAGRLSDSYNSYLKTLKLEPDNHYAKKQIAWLVYSSEKNAKEANRILDSIMVNHKAPDYHLLKAEIATYEGNFSEAEKQNELFIKTAENPDYGAMYNTYLINLYAETDPEKALKLAAMEINNRATPETYQLLAYAQLKAGHKEAALKTIEEYVAGKTEEPKALFHSALVYKANGMEEKVATLKEELLGATYELGPVKAKEIKNL
- a CDS encoding anti-sigma factor produces the protein MDPEEIIASGQLEMYVCGALPPDEAQIVQQGVNTYPEVRRELELIEESLLLLAETVSPPVQAMTWTEILNEIRNNNSTANDKIRSLNWAAITGWAAAILFMGGIMWMLKQNSDLNNSIQVTTTENTILREEKANTETQLAENNEVLEVLRSKDYQAYTLPGNQAVAPEAFAKVYLNKKESIAYIDTKGLPTPPRGKVYQVWSLKMEPLTPTSVGLISAESEIGEGIYKFVNFPDPEAFGITLEPEGGSETPTMSQLYILGMITI
- a CDS encoding RNA polymerase sigma factor gives rise to the protein MEQPNDLIIEMQNGSEKAFSRLYTMYCEAIQGIIYSIVLDEETAEELLQDVFIKVWNNAGSYSIDKGRFFTWLLNIARNTAIDETRSKAFKNSKKNLSTTNFVDILSSSDSLNKKTNAIGIQKFVNALKPACVKIIDLLYFKGFTQAEASKTLEIPLGTLKTRNRTCINELRAMVLG